GACCGGCTGGCAAATTATGCCCCCGCCCTGGTTTTCTATTTTACCCTGCCGGTGGCACTGGCCAATTATCCCGAAACTGCGGCAACCCTGCAGGCATTGATTTCGGTGGTGATGATACTTCTCGGACTGCTGGCCCTGGATGCACTTCTTAACGTATTTCAGTCAATTTACAGGACCTTCCCTATTTCAAAGGATGTAAGCATAAAGGGATATATCCAGGTAGCCAAAATTATAATATTTTTCATCGGTGGCATTCTGATCCTCTCCGTGCTCATAGGCAAATCGCCCCTTGTGTTTCTGGGTGGACTTGGTGCGATGGCTGCGGTGCTGATGCTGGTGTTCCAGGACACAATTCTGGGTTTTGTTTCCAGCGTGCAGTTGTCGGTCAATAACATGGTGAAGGTGGGCGACTGGATTGAGATGCCCAGCCGCAATGCCGACGGTGAGGTTTTTGAGATAACCCTCAATACGGTAAAGGTGCGTAACTGGGACAAGACCATCACCACCATACCCCCCTATGCCCTTGTCAAGGAATCATTCTACAACTGGCGTGGCATGTCTGAATCGGGAGGAAGGAGAATTAAGCGCTCCATAAGCATTGATATGAAGTCGGTTACTTTCTGCACCCCCGAAATGATCGACAAGTTCGGCCGCATAAAGGTGCTTTCGCAGTATATCAAAGACAAGGAGAAGGAGATGAGAAAGTACAATGAAGAGCATGACATTGATGCATCTGTTGTTGTCAACAGGAGGCGCCAGACCAATATCGGGGTGTTCCGCAAGTACGTTGAGCTTTACCTCCGCAACCATGCCAAGATATGCCAGGACATGACCTTCGTGATAAGGCACCTTCAACCCGGTCCAACCGGCATTCCCATAGAGATCATGGTTTTCAGCAAGGAGCAGTCCTGGCCGGTCTACGAATCCCTGCAGGCAGATATTTTTGATCATATTCTGTCGGTGGCCCCGGAGTTCGGGCTGAGGGTGTTTCAGAATCCCACCGGCGAAGATTTCAGGAAGCTGATTGACTGAAATCGATACCATTTTGAGACTGGAATTTCCCTTTCGGGGAAATGAACGCAGTCCCTTCCGCCATGGCAGTCAGGAATTCAGCTGATCCGAAAAGTGGTTCACCGGATTTACAGTAGCAGGTATCCTGCCCCGGTATATACCCCCTTATCCCTGCAAAGATCTCTGCCTGACCATCTCGTACACCAGTACAGAGGCTGCGGCAGATACGTTGAGGGAGCCTATCGGGCCTGAAACGGGAATTTTAACCTTTATGTCAGCCTGCTCAATGACATCAGGAGAAATACCTTTTTCCTCTGAACCCATGACCAGTGCCGCTGGTCCCCGAAGGTCTGCTTCATGGTAAAGCTTTTCAGCCTTTTCAGTTGCTGCAACGATCTTCAGTCCGCTCTCCTTCAAATAATTAACTGTTTCAGTCAGATTTTGCGTGCGGCAAACGGGTATGGTATGAAGCGCCCCTGCAGAGGTCTTGATGGCATCTGGTCCGGTCATGGCGCTGCCTTTGACCGGCACCACGATGGCATGCACCCCGGCGCACAGGGCAGTGCGAGCAACAGCGCCGAAATTCCTGACGTCTGTAATGCCATCCAGCACCAAAATGAAGGGTGTCTCGCCATTTTCATAAACAGCCGGGATTATCTGCGCAGGGTCATGCCAGGTAATGGCTGAGGTCATAGCGATCACACCCTGGTGGTTTATCCTGCTGATCCTGTTCAGTTTTTCGACAGGGACGAACTGGAAGGGCACCTCCCTGTGCCGGAGAAGGTTCAGGAGCGACTGCGCCAGGGGGCCCCGGAGACCGTTGCGCAGAAAGACCCTGTCGATCTCACTGCCGGCCTCAACGGCCTCCATTACCGGCCTTATGCCGTAAATGATGTCTTTTCTCATAAGCTCATGTTTTCCAGTTCGCCTGCAAGTTTTTCCCACCTCCCCATCTCATCAGCCAGCTTTTTCTTTTTTCTTTCGTAGCGTGAAAAGAAGTCCTGTTCGAGTCCCATCAGCGTCTCCTTGTCAGGTGCAGCAAGCAGCTCATCCATCTCGCCAATCTCCTTTTCAAGCTCGTTAATCATGTTTTCGGCACGTCTGACCTGGTTCTCGAGTTTTCTGACCTCTCTTATCTTCTCCTTTTTTCTCTCCCATGAGATCTTTCCGTCGCTTGCCGGCTTCTCCTTTTGGGGTTTAGCTTCAGCTTTCACGGCACTATCCAGGGCATCGAGCGATTCGAGTTTCTTTTTTCTCAGGAAATCCCATATACCTCCCACATTCTCTTTTACACCCCCGTTACTGAATTCGTATATCTTCCCTGCCAGGCCATCGAGGAACTCCCTGTCATGCGACACCAGAACCAGGGTGCCGTCATATCTGAGCAGCGCCTGCTTCAGGACATCCTTTGAGCGCATGTCGAGATGATTTGTGGGCTCATCAAGTACCAGCAGGTTATAAGGTTCCAGCAGAAGCTTAGCTATAGCCAGCCGCGACCGTTCGCCTCCCGACAGCACCTTCACCTTCTTGCCGGTATCCTCTCCGCTGAACAGGAATGCTCCAAGGATTGCCCTGACCCTTGTGCGTATGTCACCCACGGCAATATCATCAATGGTCTGCAGCACGGTTTTCTCTTCATCCAGCAGCTCGTCCTGGTTCTGTGCGAAATAACCAACTCTGACGTTATGCCCTGCTTTCATACCTCCATCGAATGGTAATTCTCCTACCAGTATGCGTGACAATGTGGTTTTGCCCTCACCGTTGCGGCCTACAAATGCGATCTTTTCACCCCTCTCGATAACCATATTGACATTCTGAAATACGGTATGGTTACCGTAACGTTTGCCTGCATCCTTCAGCTCGGCCACAATGCTTCCCGACCTCGGGGCAGGGGCAAAGCGCACATTCATGGTGGAGGTATCCTCTTCGTCAATCTCGATGATATCAAGCTTATCAAGCTGTTTGATGCGGGACTGCACCTGCACTGCCTTGGTTGCCTTATACCTGAAACGATCTATGAACTTTTCGGTGTCGGATATCATCTTCTGCTGGTTGCGGTATGAGGCAAGCTGCTGTTCACGCCTCTCCTTGCGCAGTTCAACGTACCTGGAGTAGGCAGCCTTGTAATCATACACCTTTCCAAGAGATATTTCAATTGTCCTGTCCGTTACCCTGTCCAGAAAGGCCCTGTCGTGCGATATCAGCACCACTGCCCCGGGATATGCCGCAAGGAACTCCTCAAGCCACTGGATTGATTCAATGTCGAGGTGGTTGGTAGGTTCATCAAGCAGAAAAACCTCAGGTTTCTGCAGGAGCAGTTTGGCAAGCTCGATCCGCATTCTCCAGCCCCCGCTGAACTCAGAGGTGGCCCTGTGGAGGTCCCCTTCCCTGAAACCCAGTCCCCGCAGCGTCTGTTCCACGTCGGCGTGAATGTTTCCGCCACCGATAAGCTGGTACCTTTCGGTCTTCTCTGCCAGTTTGCCGATAA
Above is a window of Marinilabiliales bacterium DNA encoding:
- the rlmB gene encoding 23S rRNA (guanosine(2251)-2'-O)-methyltransferase RlmB, producing the protein MRKDIIYGIRPVMEAVEAGSEIDRVFLRNGLRGPLAQSLLNLLRHREVPFQFVPVEKLNRISRINHQGVIAMTSAITWHDPAQIIPAVYENGETPFILVLDGITDVRNFGAVARTALCAGVHAIVVPVKGSAMTGPDAIKTSAGALHTIPVCRTQNLTETVNYLKESGLKIVAATEKAEKLYHEADLRGPAALVMGSEEKGISPDVIEQADIKVKIPVSGPIGSLNVSAAASVLVYEMVRQRSLQG
- a CDS encoding mechanosensitive ion channel family protein, yielding DRLANYAPALVFYFTLPVALANYPETAATLQALISVVMILLGLLALDALLNVFQSIYRTFPISKDVSIKGYIQVAKIIIFFIGGILILSVLIGKSPLVFLGGLGAMAAVLMLVFQDTILGFVSSVQLSVNNMVKVGDWIEMPSRNADGEVFEITLNTVKVRNWDKTITTIPPYALVKESFYNWRGMSESGGRRIKRSISIDMKSVTFCTPEMIDKFGRIKVLSQYIKDKEKEMRKYNEEHDIDASVVVNRRRQTNIGVFRKYVELYLRNHAKICQDMTFVIRHLQPGPTGIPIEIMVFSKEQSWPVYESLQADIFDHILSVAPEFGLRVFQNPTGEDFRKLID
- a CDS encoding ATP-binding cassette domain-containing protein, translated to MISVNQVAINFGDFELFSGISFQINRRDRIGLVGRNGAGKTTLLRMIKGQVTPDSGEIVVPEGINIGYLPQQMVHHDGKTVFEEAMSAFSEVLRLEREIEHINGQLASRKDHESGDYMKLIGKLAEKTERYQLIGGGNIHADVEQTLRGLGFREGDLHRATSEFSGGWRMRIELAKLLLQKPEVFLLDEPTNHLDIESIQWLEEFLAAYPGAVVLISHDRAFLDRVTDRTIEISLGKVYDYKAAYSRYVELRKERREQQLASYRNQQKMISDTEKFIDRFRYKATKAVQVQSRIKQLDKLDIIEIDEEDTSTMNVRFAPAPRSGSIVAELKDAGKRYGNHTVFQNVNMVIERGEKIAFVGRNGEGKTTLSRILVGELPFDGGMKAGHNVRVGYFAQNQDELLDEEKTVLQTIDDIAVGDIRTRVRAILGAFLFSGEDTGKKVKVLSGGERSRLAIAKLLLEPYNLLVLDEPTNHLDMRSKDVLKQALLRYDGTLVLVSHDREFLDGLAGKIYEFSNGGVKENVGGIWDFLRKKKLESLDALDSAVKAEAKPQKEKPASDGKISWERKKEKIREVRKLENQVRRAENMINELEKEIGEMDELLAAPDKETLMGLEQDFFSRYERKKKKLADEMGRWEKLAGELENMSL